One region of Actinomycetota bacterium genomic DNA includes:
- a CDS encoding GrpB family protein: protein MTLATRGTQPVEVVDYDQDWPRAYAEERDRIAAAIGDTVLAIEHVGGTAVPGLPAKPVIDLMVGVEDIERAGPAVAGLINLGYEYVPEFESQLPDRRYFRRGTPESHHVHMVPVSGDYWTEHLLFRDYLRSHPQAAEEYGKLKRGLAGRFRLDRDAYRAGKVPFIDMVVAAARREAGGQSS, encoded by the coding sequence TTGACCTTGGCCACCCGCGGGACCCAGCCCGTCGAGGTCGTGGACTACGACCAGGACTGGCCCCGCGCCTACGCCGAGGAGCGCGACCGGATCGCCGCCGCCATCGGCGACACCGTCCTGGCCATCGAGCACGTCGGCGGGACGGCCGTGCCCGGCCTGCCGGCCAAGCCGGTGATCGACCTGATGGTCGGGGTGGAGGACATCGAGCGGGCCGGGCCGGCCGTGGCCGGCCTGATCAACCTCGGCTACGAGTACGTCCCCGAGTTCGAGAGCCAGCTCCCGGACCGTCGCTACTTCCGCCGGGGCACGCCCGAGAGCCACCACGTCCACATGGTCCCGGTGTCCGGTGACTACTGGACCGAGCACCTCCTCTTCCGCGACTACCTGCGCAGCCATCCGCAGGCGGCCGAGGAGTACGGCAAGCTCAAGCGCGGCCTGGCCGGCCGCTTCCGCCTCGACCGCGACGCCTACCGGGCCGGCAAGGTGCCGTTCATCGACATGGTGGTCGCCGCCGCCCGCCGCGAGGCCGGCGGTCAGAGCAGCTAG
- a CDS encoding dihydroxy-acid dehydratase has translation MTTTTSVPGRPRSTEVTAGRDRAPARSMLRAVGFTDDDFERPQVGVASSWNEVTPCNIHLDRLAVAAKDGVRLAGAVPLTFNTITVSDAIAMGHEGMRASLVSREVIADSVELVMHAERLDGLVAIAGCDKSLPGMLMACARLDLPAVFVYGGTILPGHFRGRDVTVQDMYEAVGAVAAGTMSEEDLDELERVACPTAGSCAGMYTANTMAAVSEALGMALPGSATPPAVSERRAEAARRTGEAVVNLLRLDIRPRQIMTRAAFLNAAAVVMATAGSTNAVLHLLAIANEAGVELT, from the coding sequence ATGACCACAACGACCAGTGTTCCCGGGCGTCCCCGGTCCACCGAGGTCACCGCCGGGCGCGACCGGGCCCCGGCCCGCTCGATGCTGCGGGCGGTCGGGTTCACCGACGACGACTTCGAGCGTCCCCAGGTCGGGGTGGCGTCGTCCTGGAACGAGGTCACGCCCTGCAACATCCACCTCGACCGGCTGGCGGTTGCCGCCAAGGACGGGGTGCGCCTGGCCGGGGCGGTCCCGCTGACCTTCAACACCATCACCGTGTCCGACGCCATCGCCATGGGGCACGAGGGCATGCGGGCCTCGCTGGTCAGCCGGGAGGTCATCGCCGACTCGGTCGAGCTGGTGATGCACGCCGAGCGGCTCGACGGCCTGGTCGCCATCGCCGGCTGCGACAAGTCGCTGCCGGGCATGCTGATGGCCTGCGCCCGCCTCGACCTGCCGGCCGTGTTCGTCTACGGTGGCACCATCCTGCCCGGGCACTTCCGCGGCCGCGACGTCACCGTCCAGGACATGTACGAGGCCGTGGGGGCGGTGGCCGCCGGCACCATGTCCGAGGAGGACCTGGACGAGCTGGAGCGGGTGGCCTGCCCGACCGCCGGGTCGTGCGCCGGCATGTACACCGCCAACACCATGGCCGCCGTGTCCGAGGCCCTGGGCATGGCCCTGCCCGGCTCGGCCACCCCGCCGGCGGTCTCCGAGCGCCGCGCCGAGGCGGCCCGCCGCACCGGCGAGGCCGTGGTCAACCTGCTCCGCCTCGACATCCGGCCGCGCCAGATCATGACCAGGGCGGCCTTCCTGAACGCGGCCGCGGTGGTGATGGCCACCGCCGGGTCGACCAACGCCGTGCTGCACCTGCTGGCCATCGCCAACGAGGCCGGGGTCGAGCTGAC